A single window of Paracoccus albus DNA harbors:
- a CDS encoding D-alanine--D-alanine ligase yields the protein MAGESSRTAPKVAVLKGGPSAEREVSLSSGAECANALRQAGFEVIEIDAGRDLPARLAEVAPDVVFNALHGRWGEDGCVQGILEWLAIPYTHSGVLASALAMDKTRSKEVFRTAGLPVVDSVIVPTDTARKEHPMPPPYVVKPNAEGSSVGIYIVRDGANGPAQIGDHMPAEVMVETYVPGRELTTTVLGDRALGVTDIITDGWYDYDAKYKTGGSRHVIPADIPDDITAACLDYALRAHRALGCKGISRTDFRWDEARGLAGLYLLETNTQPGMTPTSLVPEQAAAAGVDFPALCKWLVEDALCRA from the coding sequence TTGGCGGGCGAGTCGAGCAGGACAGCCCCGAAAGTCGCAGTCCTCAAGGGCGGCCCCTCGGCAGAGCGCGAGGTGTCACTGTCCTCTGGGGCCGAATGCGCGAACGCGCTGCGGCAGGCGGGCTTTGAAGTGATCGAAATTGATGCGGGGCGTGATCTGCCCGCGCGTCTTGCCGAGGTTGCGCCAGATGTCGTTTTCAACGCGCTGCATGGCCGCTGGGGCGAGGATGGCTGCGTGCAGGGCATTCTGGAATGGCTGGCTATCCCCTATACGCATTCAGGTGTGCTTGCGTCTGCACTGGCGATGGACAAGACCCGGTCAAAAGAGGTGTTCCGGACCGCAGGGCTTCCGGTCGTCGACAGTGTCATCGTTCCGACCGATACTGCCCGCAAAGAACATCCGATGCCGCCGCCCTATGTGGTGAAGCCGAATGCCGAAGGCTCCAGCGTGGGGATTTACATCGTGCGCGACGGTGCGAACGGGCCGGCGCAGATCGGCGATCACATGCCGGCTGAGGTCATGGTCGAAACCTATGTGCCGGGGCGTGAACTGACGACAACCGTACTGGGCGACCGTGCGCTTGGCGTGACCGACATCATCACCGATGGCTGGTATGACTATGACGCGAAATACAAGACAGGCGGCTCGCGCCATGTGATCCCGGCGGATATTCCCGACGATATTACTGCCGCCTGTCTGGACTATGCGCTGCGGGCGCATCGGGCGCTTGGCTGCAAGGGCATCAGCCGCACCGACTTCCGCTGGGACGAGGCGCGCGGTCTGGCCGGGCTTTATCTGCTGGAAACAAACACCCAGCCCGGCATGACGCCGACCTCGCTGGTGCCAGAGCAGGCGGCCGCGGCGGGTGTCGACTTCCCCGCCTTGTGCAAATGGCTGGTGGAGGACGCGCTATGCAGGGCGTAG
- a CDS encoding MarC family protein — translation MDLSAIFREFITLFVVIDPIGSVPVFLFATKYVPRTLHRRFAIRAVAVASAVLIGFLLFGQFVLEAMGLRLGSFQIAGGIVLFIFAMTMIFGESKPQREIEEAERDHLEGAVFPLAIPSIASPGAMLGVVVLTDNHQNSFGAQMITAAALLVVLAITLGLLLVATKVYKYIGNTGANIISRVMGMLLAAVAVDAILGGMDVMGLATVVGGAGEMLSGNR, via the coding sequence ATGGATCTCAGCGCTATATTTCGCGAGTTCATCACGCTCTTTGTGGTGATCGACCCCATCGGGTCCGTGCCGGTTTTTCTGTTTGCAACCAAATACGTTCCACGCACGCTTCACCGTCGTTTCGCGATCCGCGCAGTGGCCGTCGCGTCTGCGGTTCTGATCGGTTTCCTGCTGTTCGGTCAGTTCGTGCTGGAAGCGATGGGCCTTCGCCTCGGCTCTTTCCAGATCGCGGGCGGGATCGTGCTTTTCATTTTCGCCATGACCATGATCTTCGGCGAATCCAAGCCCCAGCGAGAGATCGAGGAGGCGGAGCGGGATCACCTGGAAGGTGCCGTCTTTCCGCTGGCAATCCCGTCGATCGCATCGCCCGGCGCGATGCTTGGGGTCGTGGTGCTGACAGACAATCATCAGAACTCTTTCGGGGCTCAGATGATAACGGCGGCGGCACTGCTGGTTGTGCTGGCGATTACGCTTGGCCTGCTGCTGGTCGCGACAAAGGTGTATAAATATATCGGCAATACCGGGGCGAATATCATCAGCCGAGTCATGGGGATGCTGCTTGCGGCGGTCGCTGTTGATGCCATCTTGGGCGGCATGGATGTCATGGGCCTCGCCACCGTCGTCGGCGGCGCGGGCGAGATGCTGTCGGGCAATCGCTAG
- the recN gene encoding DNA repair protein RecN, which yields MLRELHIRDILLIDRLELDFSAGLNVLTGETGAGKSILLDCLGFVLGWRGRAELVRAGATQGEVTAVFDLPADHPARTVLADAGIEPEAELILRRVNSTDGRKSAWINDRRASGEVLRALSETLVELHGQHDDRGLLNPRGHRQLLDSFAVIDLDPIRSAWREFRRLEAEIELLEADKDAREKEAEFLAHALAEIDALNPQPGEDAALDTQRRNMQVAERIRGDVDRAMAALGPEGAEGAMLDATRWLEGAAEHAEGRFDSALDALSRALIELGDATGGVESAVEAMDFDPSELERTEERLFALRALARKHDVQSDDLAELAAELRNRQVDIGSADEKLEGLRKRLAETRQIYDQMAAEVSQARRVAAGQLDAAMAAELAPLKMERAIFTTELGRGEAGPEGHDSVTFTVATNPGAPAGALDKIASGGELSRFLLALKVSLARGNDALTLIFDEIDRGVGGATADAVGRRLARLSETAQVLVVTHSPQVAALGATHFRVSKSVTGGMTTSVVDALDQSQRVEEIARMLSGEHITDAARDAARTLIG from the coding sequence ATGCTGCGCGAATTGCATATCCGCGACATTCTATTGATCGACCGGCTGGAACTTGATTTCAGTGCCGGCCTGAATGTGCTGACCGGCGAAACCGGTGCGGGCAAGTCGATCCTGCTGGATTGCCTTGGCTTCGTGCTTGGCTGGCGTGGGCGTGCGGAACTCGTCAGGGCAGGTGCAACACAGGGCGAGGTTACTGCCGTTTTCGACCTGCCCGCTGATCATCCTGCGCGAACGGTTCTGGCCGATGCCGGGATCGAACCGGAGGCAGAGCTTATTCTGCGTCGGGTCAACAGCACGGATGGTCGCAAAAGCGCGTGGATCAACGATCGCCGAGCCTCGGGTGAAGTGCTGCGGGCGCTATCGGAAACACTGGTTGAGCTGCATGGTCAACATGATGATCGCGGATTGCTGAACCCACGCGGCCATCGTCAGCTTCTGGATTCCTTCGCGGTAATCGACCTCGATCCCATCCGCAGCGCATGGCGCGAATTTCGGCGGCTAGAGGCTGAAATTGAATTGCTGGAAGCCGACAAGGACGCCCGCGAGAAAGAGGCCGAATTTCTGGCCCATGCTTTGGCAGAAATCGACGCGTTGAACCCGCAGCCGGGCGAAGACGCGGCACTTGATACACAGCGCCGGAACATGCAGGTGGCGGAACGCATACGCGGCGATGTGGACCGCGCGATGGCTGCCCTTGGCCCGGAGGGTGCAGAGGGCGCGATGTTGGATGCCACGCGTTGGCTGGAAGGTGCCGCTGAACATGCCGAGGGTAGATTCGACAGCGCTTTGGATGCGTTGTCCCGTGCGCTGATCGAATTGGGCGACGCTACCGGCGGCGTTGAATCCGCGGTTGAGGCGATGGATTTTGATCCTTCGGAGCTGGAACGGACAGAAGAACGCCTTTTTGCCCTGCGTGCATTGGCGCGTAAGCATGATGTTCAGAGCGACGATCTGGCCGAGCTCGCTGCGGAACTGCGCAACAGGCAGGTCGATATAGGATCAGCCGATGAAAAGCTGGAAGGTCTGCGAAAACGGTTGGCGGAGACGCGGCAGATATATGACCAGATGGCAGCGGAGGTGTCGCAGGCGCGTCGCGTGGCGGCAGGACAACTTGATGCTGCAATGGCCGCAGAGCTGGCGCCGCTGAAGATGGAGCGGGCGATTTTTACGACCGAGCTGGGGCGGGGAGAAGCGGGTCCGGAGGGCCACGACAGCGTAACCTTCACGGTCGCCACCAATCCGGGGGCACCTGCCGGCGCGTTGGACAAGATCGCCTCAGGCGGCGAATTGTCCCGCTTTCTGCTGGCGCTCAAGGTCAGCCTGGCACGCGGCAATGACGCGCTGACGCTTATATTTGACGAAATAGATCGTGGTGTGGGTGGCGCGACTGCGGACGCGGTCGGTCGTCGGCTCGCCCGCCTGTCCGAGACTGCGCAGGTTCTGGTGGTGACGCATTCGCCCCAGGTTGCGGCATTGGGCGCTACCCATTTCCGGGTTTCCAAATCAGTCACCGGCGGGATGACAACCAGCGTGGTCGATGCACTGGATCAGTCACAGCGTGTAGAGGAGATTGCACGGATGCTGTCAGGCGAACATATTACCGATGCGGCGCGCGACGCAGCGCGCACGCTGATCGGATGA
- a CDS encoding glycosyltransferase produces MSEGLRAEQVANNRHAYVTLATNADYALGALALVNSIRATGTSADCVVLHTSVPEASLQPLRDAGARLIATDLLDTSAEFNATHARDALHARAAFTKGNKPPFHTPLDNFAKLRLWQLVEYEAVVFIDADAIVLKNCDKLFGYPEFCAAPNVYESLADFHRLNSGVFTARPSEATFTQMLDRLDQPGVFWRRTDQTFLQDFFPDWHGLPVFFNMLQYVWFNMPELWSWDDIHILHYQYEKPWQDHDKADRLRPLIDIWRGFAGQGPRLDPASLPAPA; encoded by the coding sequence ATGTCCGAAGGTCTTCGCGCAGAGCAGGTGGCAAACAATCGCCATGCCTATGTCACGCTGGCGACAAATGCCGATTACGCGCTTGGCGCTTTGGCTCTGGTCAATTCCATCAGGGCGACAGGGACTTCGGCGGATTGCGTCGTTCTGCACACATCGGTGCCGGAAGCGTCATTGCAGCCGCTGCGTGATGCGGGTGCGCGGCTGATTGCGACGGACCTGTTGGATACCTCTGCCGAATTTAACGCGACCCATGCGCGTGATGCGCTGCACGCAAGGGCTGCGTTCACCAAAGGCAACAAGCCACCGTTTCATACGCCTTTGGACAATTTCGCGAAGTTGCGGCTTTGGCAATTGGTTGAATACGAAGCCGTGGTGTTCATCGACGCCGACGCTATCGTCCTGAAAAATTGCGACAAGCTTTTCGGTTATCCGGAATTTTGTGCCGCGCCGAATGTTTATGAGAGCCTTGCCGATTTTCACCGTCTGAACTCTGGCGTGTTCACCGCGCGCCCATCAGAGGCGACATTCACGCAGATGCTGGATCGGCTGGATCAACCCGGTGTATTCTGGCGGCGCACGGATCAGACCTTTTTGCAGGACTTCTTCCCCGACTGGCACGGGCTGCCGGTTTTCTTCAATATGCTGCAATATGTCTGGTTCAATATGCCCGAGCTTTGGTCCTGGGACGATATTCATATCCTGCACTATCAATACGAAAAGCCGTGGCAGGACCATGACAAGGCCGACCGTCTTCGCCCGCTGATCGACATCTGGCGCGGCTTTGCCGGGCAGGGGCCAAGACTTGATCCGGCCAGCCTTCCGGCCCCGGCATGA
- a CDS encoding NAD-dependent epimerase/dehydratase family protein: MRVAVTGGTGLVGRFIVNDLLREGHDVTVMTRRPPLPDFFAKHAAHQFYDLDADVPDLKRLDAIVHAAFDHVPGRYRGGEGDDPEGFLRRNLDGSLRLFDAAAEAGRRVVFISTRAVYGPQNGMLTEDMVCRPDTLYGKAKLQAEKALLASGQQATVLRVTGVYGPPGPGQRHKWADLFDDFAAGKRIAPRVGTEVHGDCLAIAVGRGLDGADGIYNVSDIVLDRRDLLEEWRAVTGIDGRLPDRADASAISRMSTEKLEKTGYWPGGIEWLRSALREIAEQAGILPKGA; encoded by the coding sequence ATGAGGGTCGCGGTCACGGGTGGCACGGGGCTTGTAGGGCGCTTTATCGTCAACGATCTCTTACGCGAGGGTCACGACGTGACCGTGATGACCCGCCGCCCGCCGCTGCCTGATTTTTTCGCGAAGCATGCGGCGCATCAGTTCTATGATCTGGATGCTGACGTGCCGGATCTTAAGCGGCTGGACGCAATCGTTCACGCCGCCTTCGATCATGTGCCGGGTCGCTATCGCGGCGGCGAGGGCGATGATCCAGAAGGCTTCCTGCGGCGCAACCTTGACGGCTCGCTGCGTCTGTTTGATGCCGCTGCCGAGGCAGGGCGCCGGGTGGTCTTTATCTCTACGCGCGCGGTTTACGGCCCTCAAAACGGCATGCTGACTGAAGATATGGTATGTCGTCCCGACACGCTTTACGGGAAGGCCAAGCTTCAGGCGGAGAAGGCGCTGCTTGCCTCGGGGCAACAGGCGACCGTGCTGCGTGTGACGGGGGTCTACGGACCTCCTGGTCCGGGTCAGCGCCACAAATGGGCCGACCTTTTCGACGATTTCGCAGCGGGGAAACGGATTGCGCCGCGCGTCGGGACAGAGGTTCACGGCGACTGTCTTGCCATCGCAGTCGGGCGGGGCTTGGACGGGGCGGATGGAATCTACAACGTCTCTGACATTGTGCTTGACCGTCGTGACCTGCTGGAGGAATGGCGAGCCGTGACCGGCATTGACGGGCGCCTGCCAGATCGCGCCGATGCAAGTGCGATCAGCCGGATGAGCACGGAAAAACTGGAAAAGACAGGTTATTGGCCGGGCGGCATCGAGTGGCTGCGCTCGGCGCTGCGCGAAATCGCTGAACAGGCAGGAATTTTGCCCAAGGGCGCATAA
- a CDS encoding cell division protein FtsQ/DivIB, producing MQGVDRDHMQGFSPQPTPPRKGWKRPQRPAERPKRDPAPSRLAYRLHRMWLTPYFRRLTRIGIPAFLLAFTALLWLSDDNRRASLAGGLTGMVEAVQNREQFMVKVMTIDGASEPVDKALRMMLPVDLPASSFDIDLDQLRSDILMLDAVKDVELRIKPDGVLAARVVERQPVMLWRHARGIEMLDDQGQRVASVTERSVRAKLPLIAGEGADKASAEAIRLFSAAGPLLPRLRGLQRVGERRWDVVLDRGQRILLPSDGAVTALERLIALNGAEDLLARDVSVVDLRDGSRPVARIGINAQNEIRAVRGQPLLDGNGKELPKDEKQG from the coding sequence ATGCAGGGCGTAGATCGCGATCACATGCAGGGATTTTCCCCGCAGCCGACCCCGCCGCGCAAGGGCTGGAAACGGCCGCAGCGCCCGGCAGAGAGGCCGAAACGTGATCCCGCGCCCTCGCGGCTGGCTTATCGCCTGCACCGGATGTGGCTGACGCCCTATTTCCGCCGCCTGACTCGTATCGGTATTCCCGCATTTCTGCTGGCTTTTACTGCGCTGCTCTGGCTGTCGGACGATAACCGGCGTGCATCGCTGGCCGGCGGTCTGACCGGGATGGTCGAGGCCGTGCAGAACCGTGAGCAGTTCATGGTAAAGGTGATGACAATCGACGGTGCGTCCGAGCCGGTGGACAAGGCGCTTCGCATGATGCTGCCGGTCGATCTTCCGGCCTCCAGCTTTGATATCGACCTGGACCAACTGCGCAGCGATATCCTGATGCTGGATGCCGTCAAGGATGTCGAACTGCGGATCAAGCCCGATGGGGTGCTTGCCGCGCGTGTGGTCGAGCGGCAGCCGGTTATGCTGTGGCGCCACGCACGCGGGATCGAGATGCTGGACGATCAGGGTCAGCGTGTGGCCTCTGTCACCGAGCGCTCTGTCCGCGCGAAACTTCCGTTGATCGCGGGTGAGGGCGCGGACAAGGCCAGTGCCGAGGCAATCCGCCTGTTCAGCGCGGCGGGACCACTGCTACCGCGGTTGCGCGGGCTTCAGCGTGTGGGGGAGCGGCGTTGGGACGTGGTTCTCGATCGTGGTCAGCGCATCCTTCTGCCGTCTGACGGCGCAGTTACCGCTCTCGAACGGTTGATCGCGCTGAACGGGGCGGAAGACCTGTTGGCCCGCGATGTTTCTGTCGTCGATTTACGCGACGGCAGCAGGCCTGTGGCGCGCATTGGCATCAATGCGCAAAACGAGATTCGCGCTGTCCGGGGCCAGCCCCTGCTGGATGGCAATGGCAAGGAACTTCCAAAAGACGAAAAGCAGGGCTGA
- a CDS encoding outer membrane protein assembly factor BamD has translation MVRFVSSKSLIALIVAGSVLAGCAGREANGGRLPVDNFTAEEIYKRGEYELENNRKPDNAVYYFSEIERLYPYSQWAKRALIMQAYGYHQAKNYEEARGAAQRFIDTYPGDDDAAYAKYLLALSYYDQIDEVGRDQGLTFQALQALREVIEEYPDTEYARSSILKFDLAFDHLAGKEMEIGRYYLKRGHYTAAINRFRVVVEDFQTTTHTPEALMRLTESYLALGLTDEAQTAGAILGHNFQSSPFYQDAYNQLRGRGLEPAARGSSWLTNVYRQVVQGKWL, from the coding sequence ATGGTCCGCTTCGTTTCGTCCAAATCCCTGATTGCGCTGATTGTGGCGGGATCTGTTCTTGCCGGTTGCGCGGGGCGAGAGGCGAATGGAGGCAGGTTGCCTGTCGACAATTTTACGGCAGAAGAAATCTACAAGCGCGGCGAGTATGAGCTTGAGAATAACCGCAAGCCGGATAACGCAGTATATTATTTCTCTGAGATCGAGCGTCTGTATCCCTATTCGCAATGGGCGAAGCGCGCTTTGATCATGCAGGCTTACGGCTACCACCAGGCCAAGAATTACGAAGAGGCGCGTGGTGCGGCACAGCGTTTCATTGATACCTATCCGGGCGATGACGACGCTGCTTATGCAAAATATCTGCTCGCGCTGTCCTATTACGATCAGATTGACGAGGTCGGCCGCGATCAGGGCCTGACTTTCCAGGCGCTTCAGGCCCTGCGCGAAGTGATTGAGGAGTATCCCGACACAGAATACGCGCGCAGCTCGATTCTGAAATTCGATCTGGCCTTCGACCATCTCGCCGGCAAGGAGATGGAGATCGGGCGTTATTATCTGAAGCGCGGTCACTATACCGCGGCCATCAACCGTTTCCGTGTCGTTGTCGAAGATTTCCAGACGACGACGCACACACCAGAAGCGTTGATGCGCCTGACGGAATCCTATCTGGCATTGGGCCTGACGGATGAGGCACAGACAGCGGGCGCGATTCTTGGCCATAACTTCCAGTCTTCGCCCTTCTATCAGGACGCTTACAACCAGCTTCGCGGTCGTGGGCTGGAACCTGCGGCGCGCGGCAGCAGTTGGCTGACCAACGTTTACCGTCAGGTCGTTCAGGGCAAATGGCTGTAA
- the lpxC gene encoding UDP-3-O-acyl-N-acetylglucosamine deacetylase has product MQATIAKVTEFRGVGLHSGVAVRMELVPAPADHGIVFERTDLPTGENRIPAQWDHVVPSKLCTLVENEFGARVSTIEHIMAALAGTGIRNVLIRINALEVPILDGSAAEFVSGILNVGIRVQNGVQRAIRVKRPVEVCEGEAIARLEPADHLEIDFHIDFADQAIGRQDKALDMANGAFVRELMDSRTFCRQSDVETMRANGLALGGTYMNAVVVDGDKVLSPGGLRHRDEAVRHKMLDAMGDLALAGAPLLARYTGTRAGHAMTNRLLRALFDQPDAWEWEVCASDLECRLPGAGVAAYGPVNAPSLIAVA; this is encoded by the coding sequence ATGCAGGCTACCATTGCGAAAGTGACAGAGTTTCGGGGCGTCGGACTTCATTCCGGTGTGGCCGTCCGGATGGAGCTTGTGCCGGCGCCTGCCGATCACGGTATCGTTTTCGAACGGACTGACCTGCCCACCGGTGAGAACCGGATTCCTGCACAGTGGGATCACGTTGTTCCCTCGAAGCTCTGCACGCTGGTCGAAAATGAATTCGGTGCCCGCGTCTCGACGATCGAACATATCATGGCTGCGCTTGCTGGCACCGGTATCCGCAACGTGTTGATTCGCATCAACGCGTTGGAGGTGCCGATCCTTGACGGCTCGGCTGCTGAATTCGTGTCCGGCATCCTGAATGTCGGCATCCGCGTCCAGAACGGCGTCCAGCGTGCAATCCGCGTGAAACGTCCGGTGGAAGTGTGCGAGGGCGAAGCCATCGCCCGGCTGGAGCCGGCGGATCACCTTGAAATCGACTTTCATATCGACTTTGCGGATCAGGCGATCGGGCGTCAGGACAAGGCGTTGGATATGGCCAATGGTGCATTCGTGCGCGAGTTGATGGACAGCCGCACCTTCTGCCGTCAGTCTGATGTCGAAACCATGCGTGCCAATGGTCTGGCGCTTGGTGGTACATATATGAACGCCGTTGTCGTAGACGGTGACAAGGTTCTGTCGCCGGGCGGACTGCGTCACCGGGACGAGGCTGTTCGTCATAAAATGCTTGATGCGATGGGCGATCTTGCCCTTGCTGGCGCACCACTGCTGGCGCGTTACACGGGAACGCGGGCCGGACATGCGATGACGAACAGGCTGCTGCGGGCTTTGTTTGACCAGCCAGATGCATGGGAATGGGAAGTCTGCGCGTCTGATCTGGAATGCCGGCTTCCGGGCGCCGGCGTTGCCGCCTATGGCCCGGTCAACGCGCCGTCACTTATCGCTGTTGCGTGA
- the ftsA gene encoding cell division protein FtsA, protein MKDIYQQQRAMRNMRQAALQRGVIAVLDIGSSKVACFVLQFDGPGIYRETDGVGPMAGQSNFRVIGAATTRSRGVRFGEIETMAETERAIRTAVQAAQKLAGVRVDHAIACISGARPASYGLDGEIALKNGKVGQGDVAQALASCEVPNFGRGRQVLHAQPVNFTVDGRSGLLDPRDHSGQTLGVDMHVLTVDGDAIDNLIHVIRRCDMELAGVASGSYMSALSSLVEDEQELGAASIDMGGGATGVSIFVRKHMIFADAVPMGGDLVTQDIAKGLRVPMAVAERLKTLNGGVEATGRDDRDLIELGGNTGDWETDRRTVSRADLIGIMRPRVEEILEEVGAILDAAGFDHMPSQQVVLTGGGSQIPGLDGLAARMLGRNVRIGRPLRIHGLPHQLTGPNFASTVGLALFAAHPQDEWWDFEMPAENYPARSLRRAYRWFRNNW, encoded by the coding sequence ATGAAAGATATCTATCAACAGCAACGCGCAATGCGGAACATGCGACAGGCTGCGCTGCAACGTGGTGTGATCGCCGTGCTGGATATCGGCAGTTCCAAGGTCGCCTGCTTTGTCCTGCAATTCGATGGTCCGGGCATCTACCGTGAGACGGACGGCGTCGGTCCGATGGCTGGTCAGTCCAATTTTCGGGTGATTGGTGCCGCGACGACGCGCTCCCGCGGGGTGCGCTTTGGAGAAATCGAAACGATGGCCGAAACCGAACGCGCGATCCGCACGGCTGTGCAGGCTGCGCAGAAGCTGGCGGGCGTGCGCGTGGATCACGCGATTGCCTGCATCAGCGGTGCCCGGCCGGCATCCTATGGGCTGGATGGAGAGATTGCGCTGAAGAACGGCAAGGTCGGACAGGGTGACGTTGCACAGGCGCTTGCGTCCTGCGAGGTGCCGAATTTCGGGCGTGGGCGTCAGGTGCTTCATGCCCAGCCCGTCAACTTCACCGTTGACGGACGCTCCGGGCTGCTGGATCCGCGTGATCACTCGGGCCAGACGCTCGGCGTTGATATGCATGTGCTGACAGTCGACGGTGATGCCATCGACAACCTGATCCATGTCATCCGCCGCTGCGACATGGAACTGGCCGGGGTAGCTTCCGGCTCTTACATGTCCGCGCTTTCCTCGCTGGTCGAGGATGAGCAGGAACTTGGTGCGGCCAGCATTGATATGGGCGGCGGGGCGACCGGCGTTTCCATCTTCGTGCGCAAGCATATGATTTTCGCCGACGCCGTGCCGATGGGCGGCGATCTGGTGACGCAGGACATCGCCAAGGGACTGAGGGTGCCGATGGCTGTCGCCGAACGGCTGAAAACCCTGAATGGCGGGGTCGAGGCGACCGGGCGCGATGACCGTGACCTGATCGAACTTGGCGGGAACACCGGGGACTGGGAGACGGATCGGCGCACGGTCAGCCGCGCGGATCTGATCGGCATCATGCGACCGCGCGTGGAAGAGATATTGGAAGAAGTCGGCGCGATCCTTGATGCCGCCGGTTTCGACCATATGCCCAGCCAGCAGGTCGTGCTGACAGGGGGCGGCAGCCAGATCCCCGGGCTGGACGGGCTGGCCGCCAGGATGCTGGGCCGGAATGTCCGCATCGGTCGTCCGCTGCGCATCCACGGATTGCCGCATCAGCTGACCGGGCCCAACTTCGCCTCGACCGTCGGGCTGGCGCTTTTTGCCGCTCACCCGCAGGACGAGTGGTGGGATTTCGAAATGCCCGCCGAAAACTATCCGGCACGCAGTCTGCGCCGGGCCTATCGCTGGTTTCGCAACAACTGGTGA
- the ftsZ gene encoding cell division protein FtsZ has product MNLNLMMNDDDDLKPRITVFGVGGAGGNAVNNMIEQQLEGCVFVVANTDAQALKQSSSESRIQLGPKVTEGLGAGAKPEVGARAAEETIEDIVDHLQGAHMCFITAGMGGGTGTGAAPIIAQAARQMGILTVGVVTKPFQFEGSKRMRQADQGVSELQKHVDTLIIIPNQNLFRLANEKTTFTEAFAMADDVLYQGVKGVTDLMVRPGLINLDFADVRAVMDEMGKAMMGTGEANGENRAVQAAEKAIANPLLDEISLNGAKGVLINITGGTDLTLFELDEAANIIRDKVDGDANIIVGSTLDPNMEGTIRVSVVATGIDTAVEEAAPPAPRRRVEAVAQQPAPAPAPAPAQRAEYEDVPPRRATPPAAQVEASEPVDHVEDQMPAPAYQPKEPARAAAPADPIGDDAENFIAPRSAAPRGTPPADVLERMRRAAAAQPGAASRAPSPAPRKAEPAAPSRNSESRMAGLGRMIERMAGHGGDKPSAASIADRVNERLSARRQGNLDADFDDLADDSQADSSEIPAFLRRQAN; this is encoded by the coding sequence ATGAACCTCAATCTGATGATGAACGACGACGACGATCTGAAGCCGCGCATCACTGTATTCGGTGTCGGCGGTGCAGGCGGCAACGCGGTCAACAACATGATCGAACAGCAGCTTGAGGGCTGCGTCTTCGTGGTCGCCAATACCGATGCGCAGGCGTTGAAGCAGTCGTCCTCGGAAAGCCGCATCCAGCTGGGTCCGAAAGTGACCGAAGGCCTGGGTGCAGGCGCGAAGCCAGAAGTCGGCGCCCGCGCTGCCGAAGAAACGATCGAAGACATCGTCGATCACCTTCAGGGTGCGCATATGTGTTTCATCACCGCTGGGATGGGCGGCGGCACGGGAACCGGTGCGGCCCCGATCATCGCGCAGGCTGCCCGTCAGATGGGTATCCTGACCGTCGGCGTTGTGACGAAACCCTTCCAGTTCGAAGGCTCCAAGCGGATGCGTCAGGCCGATCAGGGCGTGTCGGAACTGCAAAAGCATGTCGATACGCTGATCATCATCCCGAACCAGAACCTGTTCCGTCTGGCCAACGAAAAAACCACCTTCACCGAAGCCTTCGCAATGGCCGATGACGTTCTGTATCAGGGCGTCAAGGGTGTGACCGACCTGATGGTGCGGCCGGGCCTGATCAACCTCGACTTCGCCGATGTCCGCGCGGTGATGGACGAGATGGGCAAGGCGATGATGGGCACGGGCGAAGCCAATGGCGAAAACCGTGCCGTTCAGGCTGCCGAGAAGGCGATTGCCAACCCGCTGCTGGACGAAATCAGCCTCAACGGTGCAAAGGGTGTGCTGATCAACATCACCGGCGGCACCGACCTGACGCTGTTCGAACTGGACGAGGCCGCGAACATCATTCGCGACAAGGTCGATGGCGATGCCAATATCATCGTCGGCTCGACGCTGGATCCGAATATGGAAGGCACGATCCGTGTTTCCGTCGTGGCGACCGGCATCGATACGGCGGTCGAAGAAGCCGCTCCGCCCGCGCCGCGCCGCCGGGTAGAGGCCGTGGCCCAGCAACCTGCACCTGCACCTGCACCTGCTCCGGCACAGCGTGCGGAATACGAAGATGTCCCACCGCGCCGTGCGACGCCGCCAGCAGCGCAGGTTGAGGCTTCGGAACCGGTTGACCATGTCGAGGATCAAATGCCGGCGCCTGCCTATCAGCCGAAAGAACCGGCCCGCGCGGCAGCGCCTGCCGATCCGATCGGCGACGATGCAGAAAACTTCATCGCGCCGCGCAGCGCAGCCCCGCGCGGAACACCACCCGCCGATGTGCTGGAGCGTATGCGCCGTGCGGCAGCCGCCCAACCGGGTGCCGCGTCGCGCGCGCCTTCGCCCGCGCCGCGCAAGGCAGAACCCGCTGCCCCTTCGCGGAACAGCGAAAGCCGGATGGCCGGTCTTGGCCGCATGATCGAGCGGATGGCAGGTCACGGCGGCGACAAACCGTCTGCGGCATCCATCGCCGATCGCGTCAACGAGCGCCTCTCTGCACGCCGTCAGGGTAATCTGGACGCGGATTTCGACGATCTCGCAGACGATTCGCAGGCTGACAGTTCCGAGATACCGGCATTCCTTCGTCGGCAGGCCAACTGA